The following DNA comes from Tunturibacter psychrotolerans.
TGTTCATTGAAATTGCCGGTGGATGCGCTGAAGTAGAGGTAGGCGACAGGAGGGACAGCGACGCTGCCTGAAAAAAGCTGCAGGCCATCCATCGTGACAGTGATCTTTCCCTGCACGATAGAGACGACATAAGCATGCGATACCGTGGTCCCTGCGGTGGCGAGGGGAGGGATATTTCCATTGAGGTTGAAGTAGGGGCTTTGCCACAGCGCAGTCTCTCCTCTACCCACAGCAATGTAAGGAACAGGTGGATCGTTGACATCACGGTAATCATCGAAGACGAACACAACTCCGGGGATTCCATCAGCTCCCAGCCCGCTCCCGACCGATCCGATCTTGGTGATCGTCGCTCCTAGAGAAGGGTCACCCAAGGTCATGGCGAAGCCGTCCGCTGGGGGACTGGTCGAATCATTAGTGGTGAAGGTGAAACTGAGTTGAAGGTTGCCCGTGGAGATGAGGTTCGGCCAGACGATCCCGCCGACCTGATTGTTCGTAGCTGCGGAAAGTTGGATCGTGCAGGAAGATGAAGCAGGAAGGGCATTACCAAGCGGGAGCCACCCAGAGCAGAGACTACCGATACTGGTTAGAGCTCCAACAAAAATTGAAGCTGAGCTGCTGGTGACAGAAGCAGTAGATCCGTTGCTGACGACGACATGAAAGACCGAGCCGGAGTCGGTGGTGGCGGTCGAAGCCTGCGTATAGGTCGCACCCGTCGCGCCTGAAATTGCGGAGAAACTGGAGCTTCCGGGCGCGGCCTCAAACCATTGATAGTTCAGTGGGAGGGTAGAAGTAGCGGTAACTGAGAACGTAGCCGATCCTCCCGCGCTGACGTAAACGGTCACGGGCTGCTGGGTGATCTGGATTCCAGTACCAATCGCAAGAATGGCGGGTTGAGAGGCCGCCTGCCCGTAACTGTTCGATACGATGACATAGTAGCCATCCTGATCGTTGCTGACAGTAGTATTTGTCGCTGGCACGGTGTAGGAGGCCGCGGTTGCGCCCGAGATCGCGGTACCGGTGATGCTTCCCGCAGGGATGCGATACCACTGGTAGGTGAGTGTAGGAGGTCCGACAGCGGTTACGGACAAGGTAGGGGTGCTACCAATGGATGCGGTTTGACCGACAGGTGGCGTGATGATTGTGGGCGGCACGTTGCCCAGCGTGACTGTGAGGGTAGCCGAGGTG
Coding sequences within:
- a CDS encoding immunoglobulin domain-containing protein: MLRSGGIQLLAATLALLVMTACGGGGKSTPSSGQLPTITQQPANQTVTVGQTATFNVTATGTGPLTYQWFGSGTAIAGATSSTYTTPATAVGNNNSQFTVTVTDTAGSTKSNPATLTVILSLPVITMQPASVNVCNNASATLSVTATNATSYQWSFNGSPIAGATSSSYFIASATTIDAGSYTVTVTNASGSVTSQAATVLVGTSITSNPASLSIAQGQTAAFSVAAAGGAPFSYQWYAIAPGSTTGVTIAGATLSTYTTPVEGISSNGSQYYVTLTDTCGKVLTSTSATLTVTLGNVPPTIITPPVGQTASIGSTPTLSVTAVGPPTLTYQWYRIPAGSITGTAISGATAASYTVPATNTTVSNDQDGYYVIVSNSYGQAASQPAILAIGTGIQITQQPVTVYVSAGGSATFSVTATSTLPLNYQWFEAAPGSSSFSAISGATGATYTQASTATTDSGSVFHVVVSNGSTASVTSSSASIFVGALTSIGSLCSGWLPLGNALPASSSCTIQLSAATNNQVGGIVWPNLISTGNLQLSFTFTTNDSTSPPADGFAMTLGDPSLGATITKIGSVGSGLGADGIPGVVFVFDDYRDVNDPPVPYIAVGRGETALWQSPYFNLNGNIPPLATAGTTVSHAYVVSIVQGKITVTMDGLQLFSGSVAVPPVAYLYFSASTGNFNEQTVISNLSVTVTAPSN